Genomic DNA from Alphaproteobacteria bacterium PA2:
AGGTTCGGGTCTATCCCCATGGCGGCGCCTTTGCGCACGTGATTGGCTATGTGGCCAAGGTGAACCAGAACGATCTGCAGCCGACCGGACCGAATTCCGAGCCGATCATGCTGCATCCGGGCTTCCGGATAGGCCGTCAGGGGGTTGAAAAGGCGTTTGACCTGGACCTGCGCGGCAAGCCGGGCGCCCAGAAGGTCGAGGTTGATGCGAGGGGCAGGGAAGTCCGACAGGCCCCCGGCGGCGACATCCCCGCCACACCGGGCCGGGAGATCAAGCTGACCCTGGACTCCGACATCCAGACCCGGGCCATGGAGGTGTTTGGCGAGGAAAGCGGTGCTGCGGTGATGATGGATTGTCGCTCGGGCGACATCCTGTGCCTGTATTCAGGGCCGAGTTTCGACGCAAACAAGTTTGTCAAAGGCCTTACCGGGCCCGAATACCGCGCCCTGTCGCAGTATGACCGCAAGCCCCTGTTCAACAAGGCTTTGACAGCGACCTATCCTCCCGGCTCGACCTTCAAGACCATGGTGGCCCTTGCCGCCCTGTCGGCCGGTGTCGATCCGGAAGAGACCCATGTGTGCAATGGCGCCTGGCTCTTTGGAGGCCGGGTTTTCCACTGCGACAAGCACCACGGCGTGGTCAATATGCGCACCGCCATCGTGACCTCCTGCGATGTCTATTTCTACAAGGTTTCCCTGCGCCTCGGGCCGGACAAAATTGCCAAGGTGGCCAGGAGTTTCGGGCTCGGAGAGATCTTCGACCTGGGCATACCGGGACAGAAGGCCGGCCTTGTGCCCGATCTGGCCTACAAGCGTCGAACCTTCAAAAAGGATCCGGTCTGGCATCCCGGCGAGACGCCCAGCATGGGCATTGGCCAGGGCTATACAAACCTCAACGCCCTGCAGCTCTGCGTCATGGTCGCCCGGCTGGCCAATGCGGACAAGGCTCTGCATCCCCGTCTGATCGAGTCCATAGGCGGGGTGGAGCAGCCCTCCGGCGCCCTGGCTGACGAACTGCCGTTCGCCAAGGACCATATCCACTTCGTGCGGGACGCCATGGCGTCGGTGACGGAAACGGGCACCGCGGCGGCGACCGCGCAGCTGGGCCTTGGGTCGATCAAGATGGCGGGAAAGACCGGCACCGCCCAGGCCCACACCTATCGACCGGGGGAACGCACCTCCCGAACCCTCGCCTGGGAGCGTCGGGACCACGCCTGGTTCGTCGCCTTCGCCCCCTATGATGATCCCAGATACGCCATCAGCGTCCTTGTGGAGCACGGAGGTTTTGGCGCAGCGGCGGCGGCGCCCCGGGCGCGGGAAATCATGCGGGTCGCCTTGCTCAAGGACCCGGAGCTGCGCAGCCGTATCGAGCAGCCCACCCCAATGCCAGTCATACCTGATCAACCTGCCGAGGGCGCTGCACCCCAGGAGCCGACGCCGCTTGAGGCGGGGGCTGCGCCGCCACCAACGTCCCGTCCAGCAGGCACACCATGACCGTCAGCGCCCTGACACGCCCCGGCGAACGGGACCGTCTTTCCGTCAAGTTCGCCGAGATCGACTGGCTCTTCTGCCTCGTCCTTTGCCTGATCGCCGGCACAGGCGCCTTGATGATGTTCTCGATCGCAGGGTCAAGCTGGCAGCCCTGGGCGGCAAATCATCTGACAAAATTCGGGCTCTTCTTCGTTCTGATGATCTGCCTGGCCCTGGTTGATCTTCGGGTCTGGTTTGCGGCGGCCTATCCAATCTACATCGTCGGCCTTGTCCTTCTGATCGCCGTCGATCTGTTTGGCGAGGTCCGTCTGGGCGCCCGCCGCTGGCTTGAACTGGGCCCGCTTGGCAGCTTTCAGCCCTCTGAGATCATGAAGCTGGGACTTGTTCTGGCCCTGGGCCGTTTTTATCACAGCATTTCAGCCCAGAGGGCGCGGATGTCCTGGTGGCTGCTGATACCAGCGGTGATGATCGCCGCTCCGGTGCTTCTGGTGGCCCATCAGCCCGACCTTGGCACGGCGGTTCTCCTGACCCTGACCGGGCTCTCTGTTGTGATCCTGGCCGGCCTGGCCTGGCGGATCATCCTGGCGGGTGTCCTCTCCGTTGCTGCAGCCATACCTCCCATGGTGATGTTCGTTCTGCACGACTATCAGCGGGACCGGATCTTCACCTTCCTGTCCCCGGAAAAGGACCCCTCGGGCTCGGGCTATCATATCCTTCAGTCCAAGATCGCCTTGGGATCGGGCGGGCTGCTGGGCAAGGGCTATGGGCTGGGGTCACAGAGTCAGCTCAACTTCCTGCCTGAGAAACAGACCGACTTCATCTTCGCCACCCTGGCGGAAGAGTTCGGCTTTGTGGGCTGCATGTCGGTGCTTCTGTTCTATGCGGCCATCATCTTCATGGCCCTTCAGACCGCCTCCCGCACCCATTCGCACTTTGGTCGCCTGGCGGCCTCGGGGGTGACGGCGACCTTTGCATTTTACGTCCTGATCAATGGGG
This window encodes:
- the mrdA gene encoding penicillin-binding protein 2, whose product is MSEPSIFFSEVNQRQGVFHRRAFLFGGLAGAGIAALGGRLAYLQLLESSRYEKLSVSNQFNFRLTPPPRGVIVDRNGVVLATNRPNFRLMMSRDDSDKPYETIKALAQFVPLDEARQKRLTRDLKQSPRGTPIPVMEDLTWEQFSAINIRAPQLPGVTADMGEVRVYPHGGAFAHVIGYVAKVNQNDLQPTGPNSEPIMLHPGFRIGRQGVEKAFDLDLRGKPGAQKVEVDARGREVRQAPGGDIPATPGREIKLTLDSDIQTRAMEVFGEESGAAVMMDCRSGDILCLYSGPSFDANKFVKGLTGPEYRALSQYDRKPLFNKALTATYPPGSTFKTMVALAALSAGVDPEETHVCNGAWLFGGRVFHCDKHHGVVNMRTAIVTSCDVYFYKVSLRLGPDKIAKVARSFGLGEIFDLGIPGQKAGLVPDLAYKRRTFKKDPVWHPGETPSMGIGQGYTNLNALQLCVMVARLANADKALHPRLIESIGGVEQPSGALADELPFAKDHIHFVRDAMASVTETGTAAATAQLGLGSIKMAGKTGTAQAHTYRPGERTSRTLAWERRDHAWFVAFAPYDDPRYAISVLVEHGGFGAAAAAPRAREIMRVALLKDPELRSRIEQPTPMPVIPDQPAEGAAPQEPTPLEAGAAPPPTSRPAGTP
- a CDS encoding rod shape-determining protein RodA — protein: MTVSALTRPGERDRLSVKFAEIDWLFCLVLCLIAGTGALMMFSIAGSSWQPWAANHLTKFGLFFVLMICLALVDLRVWFAAAYPIYIVGLVLLIAVDLFGEVRLGARRWLELGPLGSFQPSEIMKLGLVLALGRFYHSISAQRARMSWWLLIPAVMIAAPVLLVAHQPDLGTAVLLTLTGLSVVILAGLAWRIILAGVLSVAAAIPPMVMFVLHDYQRDRIFTFLSPEKDPSGSGYHILQSKIALGSGGLLGKGYGLGSQSQLNFLPEKQTDFIFATLAEEFGFVGCMSVLLFYAAIIFMALQTASRTHSHFGRLAASGVTATFAFYVLINGAMVMGLAPVVGVPMPMLSYGGTVMLTVMIGFGLVQSTRVHRYTEVTSGKGALL